The Echeneis naucrates chromosome 8, fEcheNa1.1, whole genome shotgun sequence genome has a window encoding:
- the map3k3 gene encoding mitogen-activated protein kinase kinase kinase 3 isoform X2, protein MNERQALHSIMKDLVALQMTRRQPVLTYDNIKPKTPAQTNRQDNVRMKFEFSGERRILMFGRPVQFEEIQQKVKAVFGQQLDLHYMNNELSIPLRDQDDVDKAIDLLDRSSNMKSIRILLLTQEHSNVRIKPSQSIGDVSTGFQAAEPRGRHLSTGSQNTGRSSPPPGYVPERQQRIARQGSYTSINSEGEFIPETSDQCVLDPWSSAENSISGSCQSLDSNSDSPSLRKSRMHRAKSYPDNRQECSDRENHVYDRVVGKGGTYPRRYHVSLHHKDHSEGRRTFPRIRRPQGNLFTLVPSRRSLNGSEESLGSWQLVDAQGRLRPQDRSVPHKSPSAPVTWRQGKLLGQGAFGRVYLCYDVDTGRELAAKQVQFDPDSPETSKEVSALECEIQLLKNLHHERIVQYYGCLRDHNERTLTIFMEYMPGGSVKDQLKAYGALTENVTRKYTRQILEGMSYLHSNMIVHRDIKGANILRDSAGNVKLGDFGASKRLQTICMSGTGIRSVTGTPYWMSPEVISGEGYGRKADVWSLGCTVVEMLTEKPPWAEYEAMAAIFKIATQPTNPLLPSHISDQARDFIRCIFVEAKHRPSAEELLRNPFSQILC, encoded by the exons ATGA ATGAGAGACAGGCTCTCCACTCCATAATGAAGGACCTGGTTGCCCTCCAGATGACGCGGCGCCAGCCTGTGTTGACTTACGACAACATAAAACCCAAGACGCCTGCTCAGACCAACAGACAG GACAACGTCAGGATGAAGTTTGAGTTCTCCGGGGAGAGAAG GATCCTGATGTTTGGACGGCCTGTTCAGTTCGAGGAAATCCAGCAGAAAGTGAAAGCCGTCTTTGGGCAGCAGTTGGACCTGCATTATATGAACAACGAG TTGTCAATCCCTCTGCGAGATCAGGACGATGTGGACAAGGCCATCGACCTTCTGGACCGAAGCTCCAACATGAAGAGCATCAGGATACTGCTCCTCACGCAGGAGCACAGCAat GTGAGGATCAAGCCATCCCAGTCCATCGGAGACGTCAGCACGGGCTTCCAGGCCGCCGAGCCCAGAGGGCGTCACCTGTCGACCG GTTCTCAGAACACGGGGCGTAGCTCACCACCTCCCGGCTACGTGCCCGAGCGCCAGCAGAGGATCGCCCGCCAAGGCTCGTACACCAGCATAAACAGTGAGGGGGAGTTCATCCCCGAGACCAGCGATCAGTGT GTGCTGGATCCCTGGAGCAGCGCGGAGAACTCGATCTCTGGAAGTTGTCAGTCTTTGGACAGTAACTCAGACAG CCCCTCACTGAGGAAGTCGCGAATGCACAGAGCCAAAAGTTATCCCGACAACCGTCAGGAGTGCTCAG ACAGGGAGAATCATGTGTATGACCGGGTGGTGGGAAAGGGAGGCACCTATCCACGTCGGTACCACGTCTCGCTGCATCATAAGGACCACAGCGAGG GTCGTCGGACATTTCCACGGATCCGTCGCCCTCAGGGGAACCTGTTCACCCTCGTACCTTCACGCCGGTCGCTCAACGGCAGCGAGGAGAGTCTGGGCAGCTGGCAGCTGGTCGACGCCCAGGGCAGGCTCCGCCCCCAAGATCGATCTGTGCCCCACAAGT ctcCCAGCGCTCCGGTGACGTGGCGGCAGGGGAAGCTTCTGGGCCAGGGTGCGTTTGGACGGGTCTACCTTTGCTACGATGTGGATACAGGCAGAGAGCTGGCTGCTAAGCAAGTCCAGTTTGATCCCGACAGTCCCGAGACCAGCAAG GAGGTCAGCGCTCTAGAGTGCGAAATCCAGTTgctgaaaaatctgcatcacGAACGCATCGTTCAGTACTACGGCTGTCTGAGGGATCACAACGAGAGGACCCTGACTATCTTCATGGAGTACATGCCGGGG GGATCCGTCAAAGACCAGCTGAAGGCCTACGGTGCCCTGACGGAAAACGTGACGCGGAAGTACACGAGACAGATCCTGGAGGGGATGTCCTACCTGCACAGCAACATGATCGtccacagagacatcaaag GTGCCAACATCCTGCGGGATTCGGCGGGAAACGTGAAGCTGGGAGATTTTGGCGCCAGCAAGAGGCTCCAGACCATCTGCATGTCCGGCACCGGCATCCGCTCCGTGACCGGCACCCCCTACTGGATGAGCCCCGAGGTGATCAGCGGCGAAGGCTACGGCAGGAAGGCCGACGTCTG GAGCCTGGGATGCACGGTGGTTGAGATGCTGACAGAAAAGCCTCCGTGGGCCGAATATGAGGCCATGGCGGCCATTTTCAAGATCGCCACCCAGCCCACAAACCCACTGCTCCCCTCGCACATTTCTGACCAGGCGCGGGACTTTATCCGCTGCATCTTCGTGGAGGCCAAGCACAGGCCGAGTGCCGAGGAGCTGCTCAGGAACCCCTTCTCCCAGATTCTGTGCTGA
- the map3k3 gene encoding mitogen-activated protein kinase kinase kinase 3 isoform X1 gives MNERQALHSIMKDLVALQMTRRQPVLTYDNIKPKTPAQTNRQDNVRMKFEFSGERRILMFGRPVQFEEIQQKVKAVFGQQLDLHYMNNELSIPLRDQDDVDKAIDLLDRSSNMKSIRILLLTQEHSNASSPSHHAPCKQVRIKPSQSIGDVSTGFQAAEPRGRHLSTGSQNTGRSSPPPGYVPERQQRIARQGSYTSINSEGEFIPETSDQCVLDPWSSAENSISGSCQSLDSNSDSPSLRKSRMHRAKSYPDNRQECSDRENHVYDRVVGKGGTYPRRYHVSLHHKDHSEGRRTFPRIRRPQGNLFTLVPSRRSLNGSEESLGSWQLVDAQGRLRPQDRSVPHKSPSAPVTWRQGKLLGQGAFGRVYLCYDVDTGRELAAKQVQFDPDSPETSKEVSALECEIQLLKNLHHERIVQYYGCLRDHNERTLTIFMEYMPGGSVKDQLKAYGALTENVTRKYTRQILEGMSYLHSNMIVHRDIKGANILRDSAGNVKLGDFGASKRLQTICMSGTGIRSVTGTPYWMSPEVISGEGYGRKADVWSLGCTVVEMLTEKPPWAEYEAMAAIFKIATQPTNPLLPSHISDQARDFIRCIFVEAKHRPSAEELLRNPFSQILC, from the exons ATGA ATGAGAGACAGGCTCTCCACTCCATAATGAAGGACCTGGTTGCCCTCCAGATGACGCGGCGCCAGCCTGTGTTGACTTACGACAACATAAAACCCAAGACGCCTGCTCAGACCAACAGACAG GACAACGTCAGGATGAAGTTTGAGTTCTCCGGGGAGAGAAG GATCCTGATGTTTGGACGGCCTGTTCAGTTCGAGGAAATCCAGCAGAAAGTGAAAGCCGTCTTTGGGCAGCAGTTGGACCTGCATTATATGAACAACGAG TTGTCAATCCCTCTGCGAGATCAGGACGATGTGGACAAGGCCATCGACCTTCTGGACCGAAGCTCCAACATGAAGAGCATCAGGATACTGCTCCTCACGCAGGAGCACAGCAat gcctcctccccctcccatcATGCACCTTGTAAGCAGGTGAGGATCAAGCCATCCCAGTCCATCGGAGACGTCAGCACGGGCTTCCAGGCCGCCGAGCCCAGAGGGCGTCACCTGTCGACCG GTTCTCAGAACACGGGGCGTAGCTCACCACCTCCCGGCTACGTGCCCGAGCGCCAGCAGAGGATCGCCCGCCAAGGCTCGTACACCAGCATAAACAGTGAGGGGGAGTTCATCCCCGAGACCAGCGATCAGTGT GTGCTGGATCCCTGGAGCAGCGCGGAGAACTCGATCTCTGGAAGTTGTCAGTCTTTGGACAGTAACTCAGACAG CCCCTCACTGAGGAAGTCGCGAATGCACAGAGCCAAAAGTTATCCCGACAACCGTCAGGAGTGCTCAG ACAGGGAGAATCATGTGTATGACCGGGTGGTGGGAAAGGGAGGCACCTATCCACGTCGGTACCACGTCTCGCTGCATCATAAGGACCACAGCGAGG GTCGTCGGACATTTCCACGGATCCGTCGCCCTCAGGGGAACCTGTTCACCCTCGTACCTTCACGCCGGTCGCTCAACGGCAGCGAGGAGAGTCTGGGCAGCTGGCAGCTGGTCGACGCCCAGGGCAGGCTCCGCCCCCAAGATCGATCTGTGCCCCACAAGT ctcCCAGCGCTCCGGTGACGTGGCGGCAGGGGAAGCTTCTGGGCCAGGGTGCGTTTGGACGGGTCTACCTTTGCTACGATGTGGATACAGGCAGAGAGCTGGCTGCTAAGCAAGTCCAGTTTGATCCCGACAGTCCCGAGACCAGCAAG GAGGTCAGCGCTCTAGAGTGCGAAATCCAGTTgctgaaaaatctgcatcacGAACGCATCGTTCAGTACTACGGCTGTCTGAGGGATCACAACGAGAGGACCCTGACTATCTTCATGGAGTACATGCCGGGG GGATCCGTCAAAGACCAGCTGAAGGCCTACGGTGCCCTGACGGAAAACGTGACGCGGAAGTACACGAGACAGATCCTGGAGGGGATGTCCTACCTGCACAGCAACATGATCGtccacagagacatcaaag GTGCCAACATCCTGCGGGATTCGGCGGGAAACGTGAAGCTGGGAGATTTTGGCGCCAGCAAGAGGCTCCAGACCATCTGCATGTCCGGCACCGGCATCCGCTCCGTGACCGGCACCCCCTACTGGATGAGCCCCGAGGTGATCAGCGGCGAAGGCTACGGCAGGAAGGCCGACGTCTG GAGCCTGGGATGCACGGTGGTTGAGATGCTGACAGAAAAGCCTCCGTGGGCCGAATATGAGGCCATGGCGGCCATTTTCAAGATCGCCACCCAGCCCACAAACCCACTGCTCCCCTCGCACATTTCTGACCAGGCGCGGGACTTTATCCGCTGCATCTTCGTGGAGGCCAAGCACAGGCCGAGTGCCGAGGAGCTGCTCAGGAACCCCTTCTCCCAGATTCTGTGCTGA
- the limd2 gene encoding LIM domain-containing protein 2 — translation MDTRSTEEKPVQRSKSFSFKTQKEVCSSCEKTVYPMERLVANNQVFHSACFCCKHCNAKLSLGSFAALQGEFYCKPHFQQLFKSKGNYDEGFGRKQHKELWASKETDNITKTA, via the exons ATG GACACCAGAAGCACCGAAGAGAAACCTGTCCAGCGATCTAAA tcCTTCAGCTTTAAGACCCAAAAGGAAGTGTGCTCATCATGTGAGAAGACGGTCTACCCAATGGAGAGATTGGTTGCCAACAACCAGGTCTTCCACTCGGCGTGCTTCTGCTGCAAGCACTGCAATGCCAAACTCAG CCTTGGCTCCTTCGCAGCTCTTCAAGGCGAATTTTACTGCAAACCCCATTTTCAACAGCTGTTCAAAAGCAAAGGCAACTATGACGAGGGCTTCGGACgcaaacagcacaaagagcTCTGGGCCTCCAAGGAGACAGACAATATTACAAAGACGGCATAA
- the ddx42 gene encoding ATP-dependent RNA helicase DDX42, with amino-acid sequence MNWSKGGPGVKRGFGFGGFSLAGKKEEPRLPQKSHTSFGATGSGGAYGKNQQLPSFYKIGTKRANFDEENAYFEDDEEESSSNVDLPYIPAENSPTRQHMQSGGGSDSEDDPLDAFMAEVENQAAKDMRKLEEKEKEKKSAKGIRDDIEEEDEQEAYFRYMAENPTAGLTQEEEEENIDYDSDGNPIASTTKKIIMPLPPIDHSEIDYPAFEKNFYNEHEELSSLTGTQVLELRQKLNLRVSGAAPPKPCTSFAHFTFDEQLMHQIRKSEYTQPTPIQCQGVPIALSGRDMIGIAKTGSGKTAAFIWPMLVHIMDQKELEAGEGPIAVIVCPTRELCQQIHAECKRFGKAYSLRSVAVYGGGSMWEQAKALQEGAEIVVCTPGRLIDHVKKKATSLQRVTYLVFDEADRMFDMGFEYQVRSIASHVRPDRQTLLFSATFRKKIERLARDILIDPIRVVQGDIGEANEDVTQVVELLLSATDKWSWLTRRLVEFTSSGSVLIFVTKKANCEELATNLMQEGYSLGLLHGDMDQSERNKVISDFKKKNLPILVATDVAARGLDIPSIRTVVNYDVARDIDTHTHRIGRTGRAGEKGVAYTLLTSKDTTFAGDLVRNLEGANQGVSKELMDLAMQNPWFRKSRFKGGKGKRLNIGGGGLGYRERPGLGAEISDRSSSSSSSSSSLLSSTSSLEGYTKPATGAMGDRMSAMKQAFQAQYKSHFVAASSGPPKLSTKSNSSSGWTSAGSLSSVPTEAANGAERSHAAMLSLSGFTSAGALSSVPTSQTSSQHSYPPPAPPSQRDSSRDRHGEDRGRHGDSYHRHSDRSDRHSSDDRHSDRDRHGDRDRDRYGDRDRHSSSRHSDSRNGDGSRRDRDDRRGDREGGDRGSGEGRDRGDDSFAVPEPPKRRKSRWDN; translated from the exons ATGAACTGGAGCAAAGGAGGTCCAGGAGTGAAGCGCGGGTTTGGGTTTGGAGGATTTTCTCTTGcagggaaaaaagaggaacCTCGCCTTcctcaaaaatctcacacatcATTTGGAGCCACAGGGTCAGGTGGGGCATATGGGAAAAACCAGCAGCTCCCATCATTCTACAAAATTGGGACAAAAAGAGCTAACTTTGATGAAGAAAATGC CTATTTcgaagatgatgaggaagagtCCAGCAGCAATGTGGATCTGCCGTACATTCCTGCAGAGAACTCACCCACACGGCAACATATGCAGTCAGGTGGTGGCTCGGACAGTGAGGATGACCCACTGGACGCCTTCATGGCAGAGGTTGAG AATCAAGCAGCTAAAGATATGCGGAAActagaggaaaaggaaaaggagaaaaagtcaGCCAA GGGTATTCGTGATGACattgaagaagaagatgaacaa GAAGCCTACTTCCGCTACATGGCAGAGAATCCCACAGCCGGGCTgacacaggaggaagaggaggagaacatTGACTATGACAGTGACGGGAACCCAATTGCCTCTACCACTAAGAAAATCATCATGCCACTTCCTCCTATTGACCACTCTGAG ATTGATTATCCAGCCTTTGAAAAAAACTTCTACAATGAGCATGAGGAGCTCAGCAGCCTGACTGGAACTCAAGTGTTGGAGTTGAGGCAGAAACTGAACTTGCGG GTATCTGGCGCTGCACCGCCAAAACCTTGTACCAGCTTTGCCCACTTCACCTTTGATGAACAGTTAATGCACCAAATCCGCAAGTCTGAGTACACACAGCCCACACCGATTCAGTGCCAG GGTGTGCCCATAGCTCTGTCTGGACGTGACATGATTGGTATTGCAAAAACTGGCAGTggcaaaactgcagcttttatttGGCCAATGCTCGTCCATATCATGGACCAAAAGGAGCTGGAAGCGGGCGAGGGACCCATCGCAGTTATCGTGTGTCCCACCAGAGAGCTTTGTCAGCAG ATTCATGCAGAATGCAAACGCTTTGGGAAAGCCTACTCATTGCGTTCAGTGGCAGTTTATGGAGGAGGTAGCATGTGGGAGCAGGCCAAAGCTCTGCAGGAAGGGGCAGAGATCGTGGTGTGCACTCCG GGGCGACTCATCGACCATGTGAAAAAGAAGGCCACATCCCTGCAGAGAGTGACATACCTGGTCTTTGATGAGGCAGATCGCATGTTTGATATGGGCTTTG agtaTCAGGTTAGATCTATTGCTAGTCATGTCcgcccagacagacaga CTCTTCTGTTCAGTGCCACTTTTCGAAAGAAGATTGAGAGGCTGGCCAGAGACATCTTGATAGATCCCATCCGTGTGGTGCAGGGAGACATCGGAGAG GCCAATGAGGATGTGACCCAGGTAGTGGAGTTGCTGCTTAGCGCGACAGACAAATGGTCCTGGCTGACCCGACGGCTGGTAGAGTTCACCTCCAGTGGCTCTGTCCTCATCTTCGTCACCAAGAAGGCAAACTGTGAAGAACTGGCCACTAACCTGATGCAGGAGGGCTACAGCCTTGGCCTCCTGCATGGAGACATGGACCAGAGTGAGAGGAACAAGGTCATCAGCGACTTTAAGAAGAAGAATTTGCCCATTCTGGTGGCCACTGATGTAGCAG CTCGTGGTCTGGACATCCCATCCATTCGCACAGTGGTGAACTATGACGTGGCTCGAGACAtcgacacacacactcacaggatCGGTCGAACTGGCCGTGCTGGAGAGAAAGGAGTAGCTTACACTTTGCTCACCAGCAAAGACACCACATTCGCTGGAGACCTTGTCAGAAATCTGGAGGGAGCTAATCAGGGTGTTTCTAAAGAACTGATGGATTTAGCCATGCAG AATCCATGGTTCAGGAAATCCAGATTCAAGGGTGGTAAAGGCAAGCGGCTAAATATTGGTGGAGGTGGTCTTGGTTACAGAGAGAGGCCGGGCCTGGGGGCTGAAATCTCT GATcgcagtagcagcagcagcagcagcagcagcagcttgttgtCTTCTACAAGTAGCCTTGAGGGCTACACCAAGCCAGCAACTGGGGCGATGGGAGACCGCATGTCTGCAATGAAACAAGCCTTCCAG GCTCAGTATAAGAGCCACTTTGTGGCAGCATCCAGCGGCCCTCCAAAACTCAGCACCAAGTCGAACAGCTCATCAGGCTGGACCAGTGCCGGCAGTCTGAGCTCAGTGCCGACAGAGGCTGCCAATGGTGCAGAGAGGTCGCATGCCGCCATGTTGTCATTGTCTGGCTTCACCAGCGCCGGCGCCCTCAGCTCAGTGCCCACAAGTCAAACCAGTTCACAGCACAGTTACCCACCACCTGCCCCTCCCTCACAGAGAGACAGCTCACGGGACAGGCATGGCGAGGACCGGGGGCGCCACGGCGATAGTTACCATCGCCACAGTGACAGGAGTGACCGGCACAGCAGCGATGACCGCCACAGTGACCGCGATCGCCATGGAGACAGAGACCGTGACCGCTACGGGGATCGTGATCgccacagcagcagccgccACAGCGACAGCCGCAACGGAGATGGaagcaggagagacagagatgatcGTAGGGGTGACAGGGAGGGGGGAGACAGGGGgagtggggaggggagggatcGGGGAGATGATAGCTTTGCTGTTCCTGAACCACCAAAACGTAGAAAGAGCAGGTGGGACaactaa